From the genome of Nymphalis io chromosome 26, ilAglIoxx1.1, whole genome shotgun sequence:
AAAATCAACGAACACACGCACTTTTCTGTTTTTGAAAATTGGATTACACTTAATCCAATTTTCTGTTGTTATGTCTTGGCGAAAAATGTTAACTGATAGAATTTCGGTGCTCTTTCTAACTGGCGTCTAGAGCGGCCGCTGGTTTAACCCTAAGGCCCTTATTAGGGTGCCGATTACGACAATAGCTGGAAACGGAGAACCCTAACGGCTATTACGTTACAATGAAAGAGTTCAGGATCAGGGAGTTGTTTAATGGCCCTTTATGATGAAAAGTGTCGAGTATTGCGTGCAGGTGTAAGATCTAATAAGTTgaactatttgaataaatacatttcttacGTCGTTTCCATAGAAATCGTACCacaaatgtatgtatgaataattatctatgtattaaACACTTAACGATAGGGTAagtatatctatttataaataaatatgctataATTATCGTACTAACCTTTCCACATTAAACTCCTTATTCGTTTAAACGGTATTAGAATTATCGTTATTTCAAGTACTGGAATGGCTAGTAATAAATTCTTAGAGCAATATATCTTGTAAGTGATAGCTTACATACGCTATTTATTTCCGTTCCATATATGTTTATGTagtttattaactttttcaTGACGATACCTTAAAATGGAAGTCCATAAAGTAGTATGACGTCAACATTGAATAGCCAATCAGCAATCAGACAGGTTGAGAACTAATGCAGTTCAGTCGTAAAAAATCAATTGAATTTTGTGCGTATATAATACGACTCATTTATATAAGAACTATTTACATGAGcccaaaatatatacaaatcaaaattaaaaatagctaatgTACTAATCATGATCGCTaaggtggcaagaatgctagcagaatTTTCCCTTTTAATTCGCATTTCCGATcttctgggcgaaaaatgaacctgcatcttgtcaccagtagaggcaataagacgtgttatgtttttaatacaagtttttgcactattactccaaggtctAAGCTTTTAAGCTGCAAACGGAACAAAGACATAATTTTGAAAAGAAACGAATATTTCCAACGTTTGTTCGATAATTTGGAAGAGACGGATATTTGCAACGTTTCAGCTTTTTCCGCCGCGGCTCCGGCCTTTCACGTTTGATAGTGATCGATATTTTACAATTTCGCagtagtaataaaaaatcaaataaaatatcagttATAATTACACAATAAATCAAAACAGTTATTGGGTAAACTTAATTAGGAAATACACCCCGCTGTGTAAAATAGCTCTACCTGCCCCAGTATTTTTCGGCAATAATTTTTTCTACTCTAAATTATTCTTTTGTGGTTCGAAAAATTATTACGAacccataaattaaaaatgtgtaattttacaaggcgtttttttttactttcttttgTTATAAGGATTTACGTACGAATAAGAGACGTATGTTTAAGAATATGGACTtactttaaagtatttttatgacATAGCCAAGCGAACGAGCTAATGGGACCCCTGATGTGTAAGTGGTCATTACCGCAcaaagacattggcgatgtaggaaaTAATAACGAttctttacattgccaatgcgccaccagccttggaaactgagatgttatgttccttgtgtctgtagttacactggctcactaacccttcaaaccggaacgcaataatacaggtattgctgcttagcggcagaatatctgatgagtgggtggtacccacccagatgggcctgcacaaagccctaccaccagggaaaaaaaatcaagcgatttgaacttaatttttatatttttattcaattggtGGTTGGGATTTGATTTGTTTGTAGGTCTGGATAGGTGCGGTACATCACTTATTTAACCGCTAAACAAAACTACACACTATTGTTGTATACCGTTTGTGTTGacgagtgagtgagccagtgtaattatagcaGCAAGGGACACATTacttcttagttcccattgTTGGTAGTGCATTATCAATAGAACTTGGTTACCGTTTAACATTGAGGTGGTCGTTTCCCAGTTCACCTAGCTATTATAGGTGACTTAAATTATGGTGATTTAAATTAGGTATATAGATCgaacttttttaaaatcaacGAAAATACGTATCAGAATTTCATATGCAACTTTTCAAATGAATCAAGTATTTTTCTCGATTGAAAAGAACTGTAAACAAAAATTAGGCACAAGATAAGCTCAGCCCCCTCAAACCACGGGAATCTTTTATCAACCGCGACGTAACGAAGATGCTTGTACTCCTGAGCCACTGATTGCACGTTTTCTCGTAACTTTTTCTCGACAACGAGATTCCAAAGAAAATTAATGTCGTTTTTCAAGTTTAAAatcttttacattttttctgatataaataaaaataaaattgactaaGCGAGACGGAGTAGCGCagtaagggtccgttcacacagaccggctcggagagcatcggcctgcttttttcttttcacacagaccgggtcgtatacgcttggaattggccggagcggagccgccaactatttcacatcgaccggctggaagagatctgaaagcgggtgcgagcgagaaagagcacgcaagcggagccggtcggctccttttattacttcacacgaagcgcgttcaggcatttttaatgacaaaaaaggtgcaaatgcaaaaataaactttactacaatcactcaaaacactgtttccaacgtgataaaaatctgctctcctctccgagccggtctgtgtgaacggaccctaatgGTTCCGTAGCACCCTTGAGTTTCGGccgtcattattatttatcatcgtAGCGTTATTGCGAGTATTTTACGAAAATTTAAAGTGGCTAGGCTTCTAAAGTTCATAGTCAGACTGATGAAGTAATTGGATTCCACTGAGGAAACGGAATCATAAAAGTGTTTTTTGACCACAATTATCTGTGATTATTTTACCATCttggtaaatataaatagtgGTAGACCTGTCACTTTAAGTAACATGTTTGTTACATAGcaataatgttttgtataccgaatgtaatttaattttcattccaTTATATTTCCAGtcagttatattaatatattataacaaaatcttaTCGGCAATAAGTGGATGCAGCATATTAGCCCatacatttacttaataattttaataaacaaactcaaaTACCCGATAATATTGGTATTTGAACATGTTTTTTCGGAACCGTCCCGATCTTGGACAGTCcgcatttttttatcattattgtttttatttatacacttttaaatatagaaaaaaaagctAACATGTGGAGATCATAATCATAGTGCAACTTTAAGAAAATAACAACCAAAACCCATTAAGCAAATAATTAACTCGGAGAAAGTATATTTGATAGCCAGACAATTTAGTTAGTCATAAATTTGAATTCAGTTGATTTTTGATTTCACattcaaatacaatatactaCTACAATAAGTAGTAATAGCAAGCTTGATTCAATTTTTAAAGTAGTtttaaatctatacaaatactataaatgcaaaaataactcAGTTATACTTTCATGGATTGACAAATGAACCAATTTAGCTCAAACTTTGTATGAAGCAACGTGGAACCCCGAGGAAGATGTAGGCCCTTTAAAACCTAACACTTGCCTGCCACCCAATTAGCAGGTGAAGCCCGAGAATACTatctaaacaataaacaaattcaaTGCATATGTTTTATGGgaattgcatttttaattttttattacattgtgctctaaataaactttttcttattatattacatttacattctAATGGTATTTGGTTGTTTCTTTACTTTGGTGGAGGAGTTAACATGACAATGAAAATCTGAACCATAACTACTAACTAGTTATGGTTCAGATTTCAGAAGTATAGGAGATTCTTACACAACAGCAttgtaaagtttaatattacCAATAAACATTGTTTGGTCTCCTTTATTCCTCTGTCAAATTACTGGTGATAGAAAGAGAAAAAGGtgtatattcttatatacaatGCTTTTTTATAGAGGCTGTAAAATTTTGAAGAATAGAATTCTAGACACAAAAGTTAGttgtaaaaagtaattatgtttttgtattatatgcacaataaaaaacattccaTGCTGTTATGATTTGTACattttaaaagctttaataatttttataaaaataaaatattaggtatttataaaaaattatcaacttCTAACTTTTAATTAACTATATGAAATGACAatcaggattttttttttaattacaattaaattctagaaaatattttctaattattaaaaagattaatttatttataactaatccatagcttaattataataaacaacttagGTTTTTATTCAGTAAACCCCTGGAGAcacaaaaaaactttaaaatataagcaaaatcgtaatgattataatagaaaaaaaagctagttatttcatatttataatttaatatagtcttattattataagagtTGATTCATCAATGCATTTAGACTTTAATAAATGGTATCGGAGACTATTCATTATGTGGACACATTGTTTAAAAGGCCGACATCAAACGAATGAGTTTGTCGGTAAACACTGTCAAGATCAAAGACGGTCGGAACGTGCAACGAATTACATATCCTAACAAAATACCATTAATATCTGCCCCGAATGACCGTAAAACCTATAAATAACCGCCAAAGGACTAAGGATGCGACTTACCGGATAGCAGGAGAAAAACGACCAAAACATCTCGATACAACCACATTTTGAACACTTTATAACACAACGTCCactttgatattgtttttaagttaattttaactaattggaaacatttttaatttaagaaacgcTTGGAAGAAACATTTGTTAAGCAAGCTCGGCTTAATAGTTTTAGCTTTAGTTTGCGTCCGACGCCGACGCGCGTTTCGTACAACTGCAAGCGGCAGCGCTATGTTGAGTCGGGTCTCGAATTCGAGCTTTTTCAAGAACCGCTTTCACAGACAGCACACAAAGacaaattgttttcatttacgCACGCACACAAAACTTTTTCCGAACCCAGACAGCAGATAACTTCATAGCATATTTGACAGTTCATTCACACCAATCACGTTCCGTTTGAAACTTGAATATacgaattttgaataaaattctattaaataataaaaatactacgaAAAAGTTTCATAAATAGctcttaataaatacataaacattgatatttatCCAATGaacacgaaaaaatatttattttctacgtCGTTCTTTTAACATAGACAACTAGATGTCGTTAGTACCATTCAAAAGTTATCGCTATTCGACAATAGATGTCaagtttctaaatttaatttaagtacctaccattaaaaatttatgaagAGCAGTGCCGGATTAACCACGTAGCACGAGAAGTCGTTATATGTAGCaaagtattttgttattgttagtattcttttatcgtttttatttggttattatAAGGagttggtaaaataaaaaaaaacattttaaacattctttttatttttgaaatgataTTTTGCAAATGTTTGCGCAACTAATAAAGGAAACACAAGTGTTGCATCTGAATATAATTTGACCGGTGTTGCATTGGTTCGAATCTTTCCCCAAGATACAGCTTCATCAGGTCTAGCCCCCGAGTCACTGCCATCAAATTCACTTGCAGTGTTCACATAAACAGCAAAATCAGCCCCATTCCTCATTAAATTTGCATTACAGATATGGTGTTTGATCACACCACCTCCTAAAATTATCATACCAGTGTTATTTGCCTTAACAGCCATTGTGTTAAGTCTACGCAAATCACCGAGTATATCGATAATAAATCCAGGTCTTTTATACGAGTGGAAATACATCATATCTCCTAAAGAACCATCAGTTAATGCAGGGCTAAATATTGGAATTTTATTTCTCCATGCCCAATAACAAACTGAACTTTCATTATTAATTCTTTCTCCTAGTCGGGCAACAATCCGTGATGGGGTCCAAACTATTCCGTCGCTGATCTGTTCGTCTAACATTTCATTCAGCAATGGAGTGACCCATTCTTCAAACAAGCAATAATTGTCATTGGGCACCAATAGGTTGCCAATTCTATTAATACCTCTAGTTCTTAACATTTTAccacttaaattaaaatcccCAATATAAGTAGGGGCAAGGCACTTGATGAAGTCCTCTTCCACCCCTCCAGCAGTAGTTACAATACAGTCAACGAGCCTATTTttaaccaaaaataaaattgtatctcGTAATCCAGATGAAATCATATTAGATGTGTAACCTAAGAATATTGTGCAATTAGTTTTCTTCTTAATGAAAGTATCTTCTTCAAATGGGTCACTAGTTTCTTCTGTAAGTGGCACAGATCGACATTTAAGCATTTTATTGATTTCTTCAACAGCTCTACCAAAATTAGTGGCTTGGAAACCTGAATGCGTATAGCTGTCTagaattttattgtaatcagTACCATTTTCCCAATCATATCCTGAGACTATAGGCGTTTCCGCAGGCAATTCTTGGCTTGGTACCAACACAGCGCTAACGGCGACGTCTGGGACTAAAGTTTTCTTGTCAATTTTCGTTTGTATTtccattttaattgttttaaacttACCTTTAAACAGATAATGTAGCGTGCATATCAAGTACACCCTTGATTTCTTTGTTATTGTTTGGTTATTGTGATAATGTGATTGAGGAAAaatctattttcatttatttatatttgtcaatGTCAAACTCTGACAGTACTGTCACTCCTCAGTCATATGTCAagtgtcaaattaaaaattattaattacgcCTAGAAATCACaaacaatttgttaaaaaataaaataaatgtaggaGGTATCTGAAAAATATTACAGTATTACAGTAAAAGTAGTAGAATATAATGTTGAAAGTATTCGTTTCttatttgcttattaattttgatattacagagtgattttattattttccataATTACTGTCTATGAAAACCAAATTCATTTAAAGTCAAGCAAAGTTGTTTGATATAATTAACAACGAATTCAATTACAATTATAGTAGAAGGTactatcttattataatataaatgggcAAGTCTTGTTTACcctattaattaaacaaactaCCAAATCAACTTTCTCTGACTTGTCAACTCGTAAATTGATAATAAACCGTTCGAAAATTATTCTGTTCTAGatgataatcataataaaatctaataaacaCTTTCCTTGCTGGTCAAATTTATGTGGAGCCTACTATTATCCATATtgctattatatactttatggtTAGGTACGACAAAATACAAGGCTTAAAAAATTGTGTGtagtaaatatgtttatatatttatagtataattttcaattgtgcttactgttaaataatatgcctattattttttattaaacattttaggaTGGCCGACGGATTCATTGGAGTACTATATATAGGAACTGATCATCTTTGCAGACTAACAATGCTACTGCAAGCAGTATTAGAAATTTCTAACGCTCTCAATATACCAGTTTTCTTACATTGCGATGTtattttgcctgtaattacatcgGCTTTTTTCAAAAAGGATAACAGCTATACAAACCCCGACCTGATCTGTGTTTGAATGTTTCTAATTCAATTACGCCGTATTTATTGCAATGTGATATTACGCTAAGCCTCCGATCAGTAGGTAccaatttaacataaaaagcgCACACATACAGTCATgttgtcataaatatatataactttttttgtattataaattactagatTAAAGTACCAAATATTCTTTTCTGCACTCCTGACAACGTGTAGAATTTTATGATgttggttgagtagttaagaagtaaaggcgtaacaaacatacaaaaaaaatcaagctcactttcgcatttataatatacgtaAGGATTAGAAAGGATTTGCATGCTAAGTTAGCATGTAATTGGtgtatatatgtactttaaacacacaagtattttatttacatattaaacaaatgtattttttggaATAAAACATAGATTTTCTACTAAATAAATAGATCCCATAGATAatcattactttaaaaaaatatttgcgcATATTCCATTATGTAAGTACTTGAtctattctttattaaaaaaattatagatgtTTATGTGTCATGGATTAAGacaataaaagataattaaccattaaaaataaaactttgttaaattttcattttcccGTAGCAAAGAAGACGGTAAACGCCTTGCTGAATGTACATAACAAAAGTTAATAACCTCTAACTAATTGAAAAAGCCGACAGTTCAGATCGCTTGCGTAAATTTTGCATTAAGAAGCCAATTAAGTTGAATCATATATTTAAGATGTAACACTTATGTCACTTACGCTACAAGGCCCTTTCTAACCATATCAGTACCAGTTCTTGGTAATACTAGTTTGATTTGTAGGCTGCCCCTAAAgacttattttctatattataggAAGGTAGatgactaattatttatttcattaattttttgtattcaaaGTAGATAGGCAGCCTGGCGTTAACAAAGAAGttttgactaaaataaaaaaaatatttgaacaataaacgaaaaataaggaatgattaataattctgacgacgctaatgtctatggacgttggtgttACATAAAGTGGTAATTTTTGCCCgacctatattattaaaaaaatcctcctgacaaataaaaaaattaagagaatgtttggagctttttcTAAGGAcggattattttaaagattaaaaaaatcagtccttttcattacatttataaaaaaaatataattacgcaCACGAAGGAAATTGCACATAATGCCACAGATACAAAAACACATTGTATTTAACCTCCTTTTTGCTTTCATAAAAAACACTTAGAATAAGATCTACATTTACACTGCGTAATAGTCGTGTTTAGACACAttgatgatatgatatgatatgaaaataattcaaGCTATTTTGTAAAAAGCTAATTTGACACTCGCTCAACCTGttcgtaaaatttttaaattcgaattaCAATCAAGCCTTATATTAATGATAGTATCCTTTTTAGACTACAATTATTGTAGTCTATAGTGCATATGTCTTTCTCGAATGCCACGATCGTGTTCTGCGTCGCTATTCAAGTTTTTATCTCAGAGAATAGTTCCACAAATTGATGAGTTAGATAGGTACGTATTTCATGTGTTACGTCATAATGCATCGCATTTAAATCGATGTGTTATTTACTCTGTGATTATTGACATTAGATTAGAATTGTGAACGGCTTAATTTCCTAACAATCTGACAGCCGCTcggtgtaaattaaattttaattaagatttttattcgaAAGTCCGATGTTTTCTAGGTTGTAATAATTGACTTTTATGCTTTATTAGAGAATCCGTTCATCCGTTCGATTTGTGATTAAGAaacagaattttaaataataaaataaaaaaattatattaataatactatgttatcctaatagttttaattttttataagtaggTT
Proteins encoded in this window:
- the LOC126778523 gene encoding probable deoxyhypusine synthase — protein: MEIQTKIDKKTLVPDVAVSAVLVPSQELPAETPIVSGYDWENGTDYNKILDSYTHSGFQATNFGRAVEEINKMLKCRSVPLTEETSDPFEEDTFIKKKTNCTIFLGYTSNMISSGLRDTILFLVKNRLVDCIVTTAGGVEEDFIKCLAPTYIGDFNLSGKMLRTRGINRIGNLLVPNDNYCLFEEWVTPLLNEMLDEQISDGIVWTPSRIVARLGERINNESSVCYWAWRNKIPIFSPALTDGSLGDMMYFHSYKRPGFIIDILGDLRRLNTMAVKANNTGMIILGGGVIKHHICNANLMRNGADFAVYVNTASEFDGSDSGARPDEAVSWGKIRTNATPVKLYSDATLVFPLLVAQTFAKYHFKNKKNV